A window of Paenibacillus sp. 19GGS1-52 contains these coding sequences:
- a CDS encoding TetR/AcrR family transcriptional regulator, whose amino-acid sequence MAVIDRRQQVLKAATKSFSLFGYKATTMDQVAKIANVGKGTIYTFFTNKEQLFDEILRDVTLEMKSIAEREIKRDKPFFDNLHRVLDALLDFRSEHELFIKLSQENREVGTPQAQEGLDKIENVVLEYLEREVEFAIRQGEIKPCDSKIISMVMFRLYIVLTAVLNKIHEPLSKEEIKTYFHLFLAEGLAL is encoded by the coding sequence ATGGCTGTGATAGATCGAAGGCAGCAAGTGCTGAAGGCCGCGACTAAATCTTTTTCACTATTCGGCTATAAAGCAACTACAATGGATCAGGTCGCTAAAATAGCGAACGTGGGCAAGGGAACTATTTACACCTTTTTTACAAATAAAGAGCAGTTGTTTGATGAGATCCTGCGCGATGTAACGTTAGAAATGAAGTCGATTGCCGAACGGGAAATCAAACGTGACAAACCCTTCTTTGATAATCTGCACCGTGTGCTGGATGCTCTGCTGGATTTTCGAAGCGAACACGAGCTATTCATTAAGCTTTCCCAGGAGAATCGCGAAGTCGGAACGCCGCAGGCGCAAGAAGGACTAGACAAGATCGAGAACGTTGTTCTTGAGTATTTGGAAAGGGAGGTGGAATTCGCGATTCGTCAGGGAGAGATTAAGCCCTGTGATTCCAAAATTATATCAATGGTAATGTTCAGACTATATATTGTACTGACTGCTGTACTGAACAAGATACACGAACCTTTGAGCAAAGAGGAAATCAAGACGTACTTTCATTTATTTTTGGCTGAAGGACTGGCGCTGTAA
- a CDS encoding glycosyltransferase encodes MRKKRVLLFSEGFGTGHTGAAYALAEGIKLLNPDVQCRVIELGKFLNPTVAPWILSAYRKTVSSQPKLVGMMYKTQYDKSLNRLTKLALHRIFYTHASQVIEQLKPDLIICTHPIPGAVISRLKRRGLNVPLYTLITDYDAHGSWVNSEVNGYLVSTPRVKSILTGRGIAPELVTVTGIPVHPKFWERSNKTLLRKELGLSDIPTVLIMGGGWGLMFGKKIMNSLTARMGEIQLIFCMGSNDKLVAKMRANPLLQHPNVKILGYSSEINKLMDASDLLITKPGGMTCTEGQAKGIPMLFYKAIPGQEEKNCQYFVELGLAEVLDATVVNKWFSMLLREYADLEEQRRRRLAPDRHQPSNCATTVLEMLGKTADRAREAQGLRAQARNEEPVYLTP; translated from the coding sequence ATGCGAAAGAAAAGAGTACTGCTGTTTTCGGAAGGCTTCGGTACGGGCCACACAGGGGCAGCCTATGCTCTAGCCGAAGGAATCAAGCTGCTGAACCCCGATGTTCAGTGCCGAGTTATTGAACTGGGTAAGTTCCTTAACCCGACTGTAGCTCCTTGGATTCTTTCCGCTTACCGAAAGACGGTCAGCAGTCAGCCAAAGCTGGTCGGCATGATGTATAAAACACAATATGATAAATCACTGAACCGGTTGACCAAGCTGGCGCTTCACCGGATTTTTTATACACATGCCTCACAGGTCATTGAGCAGCTAAAGCCGGATTTGATTATCTGCACCCATCCCATCCCGGGGGCCGTCATCTCCAGATTAAAGCGCCGTGGACTCAACGTGCCGCTCTATACATTGATCACCGATTATGATGCCCACGGCAGCTGGGTCAATTCGGAGGTTAATGGCTATCTAGTGTCTACTCCACGGGTCAAGTCGATCCTGACCGGTCGGGGAATCGCTCCTGAGCTTGTCACAGTGACCGGAATTCCGGTTCATCCAAAGTTCTGGGAACGTTCCAACAAGACTCTGCTGCGTAAAGAACTGGGTCTTTCCGATATTCCGACAGTGCTCATAATGGGCGGAGGCTGGGGATTGATGTTCGGCAAAAAAATCATGAACTCCCTCACAGCGAGGATGGGTGAGATCCAACTCATATTCTGCATGGGCAGCAATGACAAATTAGTAGCAAAGATGCGAGCTAACCCTCTACTCCAGCATCCCAATGTAAAAATTCTTGGCTACAGCAGTGAAATCAATAAGCTGATGGATGCTTCCGACCTGCTGATTACCAAGCCTGGTGGGATGACCTGTACGGAAGGTCAAGCTAAGGGAATCCCTATGCTCTTCTATAAAGCCATTCCCGGCCAGGAAGAGAAGAATTGCCAATACTTTGTTGAGCTTGGTTTAGCAGAAGTGTTGGATGCCACCGTAGTGAACAAATGGTTCTCGATGCTGCTTCGTGAATATGCAGACCTGGAAGAGCAGCGCAGACGCAGGCTTGCACCGGACCGCCATCAGCCGAGCAATTGCGCTACAACTGTACTGGAGATGCTGGGCAAAACAGCAGATAGGGCTAGAGAAGCCCAAGGTTTACGGGCACAAGCCCGAAATGAAGAACCTGTATATCTGACACCTTAA
- a CDS encoding metal-dependent hydrolase: MKITYYGHSALLVETESAKVIIDPFLSGNPNSGISPEEISVDAVLLTHAHSDHFGDALEIAKRNDCPIFAVYELADYCQAKGAKVKHMNIGGSHTYGAITVKYTQAFHSSSIQEGEFWIYGGQPAGILLTIEGKTLFHSGDTALFGDMRLIGERNAIDIAALPIGDMLTMGPDDALLAARWLRAEKVIPLHYNTFPAIAQDGADFCDRLKQEGIEGFPLKAGESIEV, encoded by the coding sequence ATGAAAATCACCTATTACGGCCACTCAGCTCTGCTAGTGGAGACAGAGAGTGCCAAAGTTATCATTGATCCTTTCTTGTCAGGTAATCCGAATTCCGGTATTTCACCAGAAGAGATTTCTGTAGATGCCGTTCTGCTTACTCACGCTCATTCCGACCATTTTGGAGATGCTCTAGAGATCGCCAAACGTAACGATTGCCCAATATTTGCTGTCTATGAGCTTGCGGACTATTGCCAGGCTAAGGGAGCAAAGGTTAAGCATATGAATATTGGCGGCAGTCATACTTATGGTGCCATTACCGTCAAATATACTCAAGCCTTTCATTCTTCTTCTATTCAAGAGGGCGAATTCTGGATTTACGGCGGGCAGCCTGCGGGCATTCTGTTGACGATTGAGGGCAAAACTTTATTCCACTCTGGTGATACAGCATTATTCGGAGATATGCGTCTGATTGGAGAAAGAAATGCAATTGATATTGCCGCCTTGCCCATCGGTGATATGCTGACTATGGGACCTGATGATGCGTTGCTGGCTGCACGCTGGCTACGGGCAGAGAAGGTCATTCCCTTGCATTATAATACGTTCCCTGCTATAGCTCAGGACGGTGCTGATTTCTGTGACCGTCTGAAGCAGGAGGGAATCGAAGGCTTTCCACTTAAGGCGGGGGAGAGTATAGAAGTCTAA
- a CDS encoding cell wall hydrolase — MLIFKQNRCIALLVGVILVCFSAISLLYPGQVTEGKLQKVQLVKLQSVGRASVLALVPHVALSSGTKINSTVHSSLTNIAVHLSPAWKPEQRTEWVSRHQLAQAATAQPASVHVKAAVVTTSLAAQKVQKQTAIATKVKQAVVKKAVITQQHPPAILFFSRTKLLSQDQQSQATWKYAVSEEDLLLLQKIVMAEAEGEPYQGKVAVANVVLNRLRSANFPDTIYKVIFQKSQFSPVANGRFERVTPNGDSIKAVNAALSGVKEVTDDTYFFLSLKLAQDLTVKNSREYAKTIGDHTFYK, encoded by the coding sequence ATGTTAATATTTAAACAAAACCGCTGTATTGCGCTACTTGTTGGCGTGATCCTAGTGTGTTTCTCTGCTATAAGCTTGCTATATCCTGGTCAAGTCACGGAGGGGAAGCTGCAAAAAGTTCAATTGGTTAAGCTGCAGTCAGTCGGTCGGGCTTCCGTGCTTGCTCTTGTGCCACACGTAGCGTTATCTAGTGGGACAAAGATAAATAGTACTGTTCATTCTAGTCTTACTAACATAGCCGTTCATCTTAGTCCCGCCTGGAAGCCGGAACAAAGAACGGAATGGGTTAGCCGACACCAACTTGCGCAAGCAGCTACTGCACAACCTGCCAGTGTTCACGTGAAGGCTGCTGTAGTCACAACTTCGCTAGCAGCGCAGAAGGTGCAGAAACAGACAGCAATAGCAACAAAAGTGAAGCAGGCCGTTGTCAAAAAGGCCGTGATCACGCAGCAACATCCCCCCGCAATATTGTTCTTCTCACGGACGAAGCTATTAAGCCAGGATCAGCAAAGTCAGGCCACCTGGAAATACGCAGTATCCGAAGAAGACCTGCTTCTGCTGCAGAAGATTGTAATGGCAGAGGCGGAAGGCGAACCGTACCAGGGCAAGGTGGCAGTCGCCAACGTTGTTCTGAATAGGCTGCGGTCAGCCAATTTTCCCGACACGATATACAAAGTAATCTTTCAAAAAAGCCAGTTCAGTCCTGTAGCGAACGGACGGTTTGAACGGGTGACGCCCAATGGAGATAGTATAAAGGCAGTAAATGCTGCACTTTCCGGAGTGAAAGAAGTCACTGATGACACCTATTTCTTCCTGTCGCTAAAGCTCGCCCAAGATCTTACAGTGAAGAATTCGCGGGAGTATGCCAAGACGATCGGGGATCATACTTTTTATAAATGA
- the thpR gene encoding RNA 2',3'-cyclic phosphodiesterase codes for MEMKKPANQTERLFVAIKLPAEVREAMGRISNRLSQQLRFAKWTFPEDYHITLQFLGDTPVEDIPAIIKALKQVAAESTPFELTLQEWGTFGTPAAPRVLWAGLSGDMDKLKQLQQKVTLATLPLGFTAEAREYNPHLTMARKYRGDTPFSADWLQDLRMQEVEVESSLIGSYWTIDSIMVYATMMHAIPMYEIIENITFF; via the coding sequence ATGGAAATGAAGAAACCTGCCAACCAAACCGAGCGTCTGTTCGTTGCAATCAAATTACCTGCTGAGGTTCGTGAAGCTATGGGACGCATCAGCAACCGCTTGTCACAACAATTGCGGTTTGCCAAATGGACATTTCCTGAGGATTATCATATTACGCTGCAATTTTTGGGTGACACCCCTGTGGAGGATATTCCTGCTATAATCAAGGCGCTGAAGCAGGTGGCTGCGGAAAGTACACCCTTTGAATTGACGTTACAGGAGTGGGGGACATTTGGTACCCCGGCTGCTCCACGAGTATTATGGGCGGGTCTTTCCGGGGATATGGACAAGCTGAAACAGCTGCAGCAGAAAGTAACTTTGGCTACACTTCCCTTGGGATTTACGGCCGAAGCGAGGGAATATAATCCCCATCTTACCATGGCTCGAAAATACCGCGGCGACACTCCTTTTAGTGCTGACTGGCTTCAAGACTTGCGTATGCAGGAGGTTGAAGTGGAGTCTAGCCTTATAGGCAGTTACTGGACGATCGATAGTATTATGGTGTATGCTACCATGATGCATGCCATTCCTATGTATGAAATTATTGAAAACATAACATTTTTCTAA